A stretch of the Tannerella serpentiformis genome encodes the following:
- a CDS encoding metallophosphoesterase family protein, with translation MNIKWMLLSCALLAGLTSGCEEKTEEAPPRNSYELNRRNSARLLLGIATDLMREDRFILVHISDAHLSSWSSNNPWRRPENLIEAVNFVNRPPTKVNAMVATGDFISNSPKTPRQTALAYLSAFATHYFNANLVPSFVCTGNHDGNMINPAPEEWITREDFYSAVTARINYPVYTDGRSNYYYTDLPDSRGGRIRIIALDEMDRTYNAENTQRMAVYSPRQIEWLTHVALKQGMTAGHSVIVLLHHSLPSDNATARRYIANEHVYSWYMIPEIIEAFRSKTHFQKRYPNKVVPGDTLTVDADFTQAPGEFICYMGGHVHTYLNYEVSWMSNINRALPKQQVLVANNMSPSEKNPLSPIERQPRGTQNNTFNIYAIDTREKMIYVTFFGATLSYYPRVITLNYGNAPINDLTKGK, from the coding sequence ATGAACATTAAATGGATGCTACTCTCCTGCGCGTTATTGGCAGGGCTCACCTCGGGCTGCGAGGAAAAAACGGAAGAGGCACCACCGCGCAACTCTTACGAACTGAATCGGCGCAATAGCGCGAGGCTCCTTTTGGGTATAGCGACGGATCTGATGCGAGAAGATCGGTTTATCCTGGTGCACATTTCCGACGCGCACCTCTCGAGCTGGTCGAGCAACAATCCGTGGCGCCGTCCGGAGAATCTGATCGAGGCTGTCAACTTTGTCAACCGTCCGCCGACCAAAGTGAACGCCATGGTTGCCACGGGCGACTTCATTTCGAACTCGCCAAAGACACCCCGACAGACGGCCTTGGCCTATCTGAGCGCCTTTGCCACCCATTACTTCAACGCGAACCTCGTCCCCTCCTTCGTTTGCACCGGCAACCATGACGGTAACATGATCAATCCCGCGCCCGAGGAGTGGATCACCCGCGAGGACTTCTATTCCGCCGTCACCGCGAGGATCAACTACCCCGTCTATACCGACGGGCGCAGCAACTATTACTACACCGACCTGCCGGACAGCCGTGGCGGCCGGATCAGAATCATCGCCCTCGACGAGATGGATCGTACCTACAACGCCGAGAACACCCAGCGCATGGCGGTATACTCCCCGCGCCAGATCGAGTGGCTCACGCACGTGGCGCTAAAGCAAGGAATGACGGCAGGGCATAGCGTGATCGTCCTCTTGCATCATTCGCTCCCCTCGGACAACGCCACGGCGCGCCGTTACATCGCCAACGAGCACGTTTATTCGTGGTACATGATCCCGGAAATCATCGAAGCCTTCCGCAGCAAAACCCACTTCCAGAAGCGATACCCGAATAAAGTCGTCCCCGGGGATACGCTCACCGTGGATGCCGATTTTACCCAGGCACCGGGGGAATTCATTTGCTATATGGGTGGCCATGTTCATACCTATTTGAATTACGAAGTCTCGTGGATGTCGAACATCAACCGTGCGCTGCCCAAGCAGCAGGTGCTGGTGGCGAACAACATGTCGCCGTCGGAAAAGAATCCCCTGTCGCCTATCGAACGTCAGCCGCGCGGCACCCAGAATAATACGTTCAACATCTACGCCATCGACACGCGGGAGAAGATGATCTATGTCACCTTTTTCGGCGCCACCTTGTCCTATTACCCCCGCGTGATTACCCTCAATTACGGCAACGCGCCCATCAACGATCTCACGAAGGGGAAGTAA
- the rlmB gene encoding 23S rRNA (guanosine(2251)-2'-O)-methyltransferase RlmB: MTDNHIIFGTRAVMEALQAGRDIDKILIKKDRQGNELLRELHDLLRGRLIPVQHVPVERLNRITRKNHQGVIAFVAEITYQRIEDIVPAVYEQGRDGLYVLLDGVTDVRNFGAIARTCECVGVDALVIPTEGSASATADAMKASAGALNVVPVCRERSLHSALRFLRDSGVRLVAATEKASTTYTDITYTGPTAIVMGAEDTGVAPAHLKLCDEWVRIPQRGTIASLNVSVAAGVLLYEALRQRG, from the coding sequence ATGACCGACAACCACATCATCTTCGGTACTCGCGCCGTCATGGAGGCCCTGCAAGCCGGGCGAGACATCGATAAAATCCTCATCAAGAAGGATCGACAGGGTAACGAGCTCCTCCGCGAGCTCCACGACCTCCTGCGCGGCAGGCTGATCCCCGTGCAACACGTTCCTGTGGAGCGCCTCAACCGGATCACCCGAAAAAACCATCAAGGCGTTATCGCGTTCGTGGCTGAAATCACCTACCAACGGATCGAGGACATCGTCCCCGCGGTCTATGAGCAGGGGCGCGACGGTTTATATGTCCTGCTCGACGGGGTGACCGACGTCCGCAACTTCGGAGCCATCGCGCGCACGTGTGAATGTGTCGGCGTCGACGCGCTTGTGATCCCGACCGAGGGGAGCGCCTCCGCCACGGCCGACGCGATGAAGGCGTCAGCCGGAGCACTCAACGTCGTCCCAGTTTGTCGGGAGCGGAGCCTACACAGCGCCCTCCGATTCCTGCGCGACAGCGGCGTGCGCCTGGTGGCTGCCACCGAAAAAGCGAGCACGACGTACACCGACATCACGTATACCGGTCCCACGGCGATCGTGATGGGCGCCGAGGACACAGGAGTGGCGCCCGCGCACCTCAAACTGTGCGACGAGTGGGTGCGCATCCCACAACGCGGAACAATCGCCTCCCTGAACGTCTCTGTGGCCGCCGGCGTACTGCTCTACGAGGCCCTGCGACAGCGTGGATAG
- the recN gene encoding DNA repair protein RecN, with the protein MLKSLHIRNFVLIDRLDITFDQGFSVITGETGAGKSIILGALALVLGGRADAKSARAGADKCVIEAEFDISAYGLEAFFQENDLEYDPTSCLLRRELSATGKSRAFINDTPVSLATVKELGGHLIDIHSQHQNLLLADTRFQLNVVDVMAQTVDLQRAYAERFRAYRDAESRLDELKDAAERNNQNEDYLRFQVEELTTARLKQGEQAELEEELKTLSHAEEIREALFRTASMLGDDDAGALIRLHEALGLMEGIKDYLPGAADYAERIRTARLDLEDLYADIDHLKEDVDFDPERMTYVNDRLNIIYSLQRKHRVESVEALLSLQADFEARLAAIDSFDERLAALTRERDEALQDVLTQADALTRRRTEAAAGVEREIAERMRTLGVPNTRFRIDFTRRARPAADGMDEVAFLFSANKNEALSPVAQTASGGEISRLMLCIKAMIAGFAALPAIIFDEIDTGVSGDISDRMADIMQTLGHRMQVITITHQPQIAAKGAAHYYVYKEDTADRTLTRIRPLTPDERVGEIARMLSGASLTDAAIANARELLDMK; encoded by the coding sequence ATGCTTAAATCGCTTCACATACGAAACTTTGTGCTCATCGACCGACTGGATATCACCTTCGATCAAGGCTTCTCCGTCATCACCGGTGAGACCGGCGCCGGCAAGTCAATCATCCTCGGCGCACTCGCACTCGTCCTTGGCGGGCGTGCAGATGCCAAAAGCGCACGCGCGGGAGCCGACAAGTGCGTTATTGAGGCCGAGTTCGACATCTCGGCCTATGGCCTCGAGGCGTTCTTCCAAGAAAATGACCTCGAATATGATCCCACCTCCTGCCTACTTCGTCGCGAGCTGAGCGCAACGGGCAAGTCACGCGCGTTCATTAACGATACGCCCGTTTCGCTGGCCACGGTCAAGGAGCTGGGTGGGCATCTCATTGATATTCACTCCCAGCACCAGAACCTGCTTCTGGCCGACACGCGTTTTCAGCTCAACGTGGTCGACGTGATGGCGCAAACGGTGGATCTTCAGCGTGCGTACGCCGAGCGATTCCGGGCTTACCGCGACGCGGAGAGCCGGCTGGACGAGCTAAAGGATGCCGCTGAGCGAAATAATCAGAACGAGGACTATCTCCGTTTCCAAGTCGAGGAATTGACGACCGCGCGACTCAAGCAGGGTGAGCAAGCGGAGCTCGAGGAGGAGCTGAAGACGTTGTCGCATGCCGAAGAGATCCGCGAAGCACTCTTCCGCACCGCGAGCATGCTGGGCGACGACGACGCGGGGGCCCTGATCCGCCTGCATGAGGCGCTCGGGCTGATGGAGGGAATCAAGGACTACCTGCCGGGAGCGGCCGATTACGCCGAGCGGATCCGCACCGCAAGGCTTGATCTCGAAGACTTGTACGCGGATATCGATCACCTCAAGGAGGATGTCGACTTCGATCCCGAGCGCATGACGTACGTCAATGATCGTCTGAACATCATCTACAGTTTGCAGCGCAAGCACCGAGTGGAGTCTGTCGAAGCGCTCCTCAGCCTTCAGGCCGACTTCGAGGCCCGTCTCGCGGCCATCGATTCGTTCGACGAACGCCTTGCAGCCCTCACCCGCGAGCGCGACGAGGCTCTGCAAGACGTGCTGACCCAGGCCGACGCGCTCACACGGCGCCGCACCGAGGCGGCGGCTGGTGTCGAGCGAGAAATTGCGGAGCGGATGCGCACGCTGGGTGTCCCCAACACACGTTTTCGGATCGACTTCACCCGGCGCGCCCGTCCCGCGGCGGACGGTATGGACGAGGTGGCCTTCCTCTTTTCGGCCAACAAGAACGAAGCCCTCAGTCCGGTGGCGCAGACCGCTTCAGGCGGAGAGATTTCGCGCCTCATGCTCTGTATCAAGGCCATGATCGCGGGATTTGCGGCCTTGCCCGCCATCATATTCGACGAAATCGACACCGGAGTGTCCGGCGACATATCGGATCGTATGGCCGACATCATGCAGACCCTCGGACACCGCATGCAAGTCATCACCATCACGCACCAGCCCCAGATCGCAGCCAAGGGAGCGGCCCATTACTACGTTTATAAGGAGGATACGGCCGATCGCACCCTGACTCGCATCCGCCCATTAACCCCAGACGAGCGTGTCGGTGAGATCGCGCGCATGCTTAGCGGTGCCTCACTCACGGATGCAGCCATCGCCAACGCACGAGAGCTTCTCGACATGAAATAA
- a CDS encoding relaxase/mobilization nuclease domain-containing protein — protein sequence MIAKCKAIAHGGNALEYIFREGKLGRLLALHNLCGETPKEIHEEMRLIGDYNSRCKNKFLRIEIGIAPQDEPQMTFKTLNRLALLFAKQMGLDDHQWVSVTHKDTDNLYIHIIANRISLGGQAYNTTFVSNRAARVAEELSRKYGLTIANEVHSARPHRKAQANPARDRTKQQVRSICYTLLDKHRGKGLSGHSMFLYELHQSGVTIDRMKNKQGKVYGLKFTYGEHSFKASEIGREFGFRTLPKQFEIGNAQKPIIPFAHSSMSPTKDSTSIIQVTGSVVNTALDTAESLLSKTGEVTALQTHGADYAEIAWQRRLRNQTGKKKKRGRGI from the coding sequence ATGATCGCAAAGTGTAAGGCCATCGCACACGGAGGCAACGCGCTGGAGTACATCTTTCGCGAGGGAAAGCTCGGCCGGCTTCTCGCCCTCCACAACCTCTGTGGCGAAACGCCAAAGGAGATCCACGAGGAGATGAGGCTGATTGGCGACTACAACAGTCGCTGCAAAAACAAGTTCCTGCGCATCGAGATCGGCATCGCCCCGCAGGACGAGCCGCAGATGACGTTCAAGACCCTGAACCGCCTCGCACTGCTCTTTGCCAAGCAGATGGGGCTGGACGACCATCAATGGGTGTCCGTCACGCATAAGGACACTGACAACCTGTACATCCACATCATCGCCAATCGGATCAGTCTCGGTGGGCAGGCCTACAACACCACATTCGTGAGCAATCGTGCGGCGAGAGTGGCCGAAGAACTCAGCCGCAAGTACGGGCTGACCATCGCCAACGAAGTCCACTCCGCGCGACCGCATCGAAAAGCCCAAGCCAATCCGGCAAGAGACCGCACGAAGCAACAAGTGCGGAGCATCTGCTACACCCTACTGGACAAACACCGCGGAAAAGGCTTGTCGGGTCACTCCATGTTCCTCTACGAACTCCACCAAAGCGGCGTCACGATCGACCGCATGAAAAACAAACAGGGCAAAGTCTACGGGCTGAAGTTTACCTACGGCGAGCACAGTTTCAAGGCCTCCGAGATCGGTCGTGAGTTTGGTTTTCGCACCCTGCCGAAACAGTTCGAAATCGGCAATGCGCAGAAGCCCATCATCCCCTTCGCCCATTCCTCCATGAGCCCTACGAAAGACAGTACCTCTATCATACAAGTCACAGGTTCCGTTGTAAACACCGCTTTAGACACCGCGGAAAGCCTTCTTTCGAAGACTGGAGAGGTCACAGCTCTACAGACACACGGCGCAGACTACGCCGAGATCGCATGGCAACGGCGCTTAAGAAACCAAACCGGGAAAAAGAAGAAGCGAGGGAGGGGGATATGA
- a CDS encoding plasmid mobilization protein → MKRHPQKEDKKPNKTAFIKVRCTAEEKERIRSRATNAGRKYSDYCREMLLGGSVIAVPPMGDNEKEALAILRQTALFYAHISNLIKVKDVSWVDATKALATYAKIAFKRFFSSRYRVPEEVFKRLNIEDHDRKV, encoded by the coding sequence ATGAAAAGACACCCCCAAAAGGAAGACAAGAAGCCGAACAAGACCGCCTTTATCAAGGTCAGATGCACGGCCGAGGAGAAGGAGCGGATCCGTTCGAGAGCCACAAACGCGGGGCGGAAATACTCCGACTACTGCCGCGAGATGTTACTGGGTGGATCCGTCATCGCCGTCCCTCCGATGGGTGACAACGAGAAGGAAGCGCTCGCCATCCTCCGTCAGACAGCGCTATTCTACGCGCACATTTCTAACCTGATTAAGGTCAAGGACGTCTCCTGGGTAGACGCGACGAAGGCACTCGCCACCTATGCCAAGATCGCTTTTAAGCGGTTCTTCAGCTCCCGCTATCGGGTCCCCGAGGAGGTATTTAAGCGCTTAAATATTGAAGACCATGATCGCAAAGTGTAA
- a CDS encoding DUF3408 domain-containing protein has protein sequence MKEKDTNKADREFLDVYLGETHPQEAEPSGQSVHAESALTPKRISAKMRRGTLEAYKQTFLVPAKLTDRRAVYLSRATQERADFVVRRLGDRGANLSSFVERIVRAHLEDYDEEIEEWRKL, from the coding sequence ATGAAAGAGAAAGACACCAACAAAGCAGATCGGGAGTTTCTCGACGTCTATTTGGGAGAAACGCATCCACAGGAAGCAGAGCCATCCGGGCAATCCGTGCATGCCGAGAGTGCACTCACACCGAAACGCATCAGCGCCAAAATGAGACGAGGGACGCTGGAGGCTTACAAGCAGACCTTCCTCGTCCCCGCCAAGCTGACAGATCGTCGGGCGGTCTACCTCAGTCGGGCGACTCAGGAGCGCGCCGACTTCGTTGTCCGTCGATTGGGAGATCGAGGCGCCAACCTCTCGAGCTTCGTGGAGCGCATCGTGCGTGCCCATTTGGAAGACTACGACGAGGAGATCGAGGAGTGGCGAAAGCTGTAA
- a CDS encoding toprim domain-containing protein, which yields MKEENLSTIRRYPITAYLESKGITPVRRLAAYAMYRSPLRDERHPSFKVDTEKNLWIDYSEGRGGSIIDLYMRLEGCTLPEAIRCLGKMIFGRTTSDYPRTESHLHSPERTDGGRKLIGISDDLPPHLQDYLTKERCIDLGRAWPFLRCVRYEVRGREYEVIGFANASGGYELRGTGLFKGTLAPKDITPIFPDRRQPVCLFEGFMDFLSFLSMKEKVGNHCLVMNSVANVGRCIRYLRERHITVLRAFLDNDDAGRRTLGTFIEAGFLVEDMAVHYQGCKDLNEFHVNRIRRLREQHGQAPITTKPTHTIKLKRR from the coding sequence ATGAAAGAAGAAAACCTATCGACCATCAGGCGGTACCCCATCACGGCGTACTTGGAAAGTAAAGGCATCACGCCCGTCCGACGGCTGGCGGCCTATGCAATGTACCGTTCACCATTGCGGGATGAACGCCACCCCAGCTTCAAGGTAGACACCGAGAAGAACCTGTGGATCGACTATTCCGAGGGCCGTGGAGGTAGCATTATTGACCTCTATATGCGGCTCGAGGGGTGCACCCTTCCGGAGGCCATCCGCTGTTTGGGGAAGATGATTTTCGGTCGCACGACGAGCGATTACCCGCGGACGGAATCCCACCTTCATAGCCCCGAGAGAACAGACGGAGGAAGAAAATTGATCGGCATATCGGATGACCTTCCGCCACATTTGCAAGACTACCTGACAAAAGAGCGGTGTATCGACCTCGGTCGGGCCTGGCCCTTCCTCCGATGCGTCCGCTACGAAGTGAGGGGACGGGAGTACGAAGTCATCGGCTTTGCCAATGCCTCGGGCGGCTACGAACTACGGGGCACCGGGCTGTTCAAGGGTACACTAGCGCCGAAGGACATTACACCCATCTTTCCCGACAGGCGGCAGCCAGTCTGCCTCTTCGAAGGCTTCATGGACTTCCTCTCCTTCCTTTCAATGAAAGAAAAGGTCGGTAACCATTGCCTCGTGATGAACTCTGTGGCTAATGTCGGGCGGTGCATCCGTTACTTGCGCGAGCGGCACATCACGGTCCTTCGTGCGTTCCTCGATAATGACGACGCTGGAAGGCGAACCTTGGGCACGTTCATCGAAGCTGGGTTTCTGGTGGAAGACATGGCCGTACACTACCAAGGATGCAAGGATCTCAACGAATTCCATGTCAACCGCATCCGTCGCCTACGAGAACAACATGGACAAGCTCCAATCACAACCAAACCAACCCACACAATCAAACTAAAAAGGAGATAG
- a CDS encoding DUF6769 family protein: MIRKKAYLFNLWLATLLVLSVTFLPHHHHLKAVCFTEEICDVDGNINDQHTAHHATEQESNSEDCSIDQIKQIFIGEKGLQQLKQAVSQQAHMLYAVVLSILAIPQADVSPYEKAFQEPLIRFLDCCISSGGLRAPPIL; this comes from the coding sequence GTGATAAGGAAAAAGGCATATTTATTCAATCTGTGGCTGGCAACACTGTTGGTGCTGTCAGTTACTTTTTTGCCTCATCACCACCATTTGAAAGCGGTGTGCTTTACGGAGGAAATCTGTGATGTTGACGGTAACATCAACGATCAGCACACGGCACATCACGCTACAGAGCAGGAATCAAACTCAGAAGACTGCTCTATTGACCAAATCAAGCAAATATTTATAGGAGAAAAGGGCCTGCAACAACTCAAGCAGGCTGTTTCACAACAGGCACATATGCTGTATGCTGTGGTATTGTCCATTCTCGCAATACCTCAAGCCGACGTTTCACCTTATGAAAAAGCATTCCAAGAGCCGCTAATCCGCTTTTTAGATTGTTGTATTTCATCGGGTGGATTGCGTGCACCTCCCATACTGTAA